The proteins below are encoded in one region of Aquisphaera giovannonii:
- a CDS encoding CDP-alcohol phosphatidyltransferase family protein, which yields MSLRGPTLDELRRTVQKGRHREIGNWLARRVSRPSAIYGTWAALRIGLSAHQVTIASLAASLAGAAAIGSGTRTGFLAGIGAAHLGYWLDHVDGQVARWRRTSSLDGVYLDYLMHHAVNMALGFALGYGLAMRTGVTTWALAGFGIAAGWGLLSLHNDCRYKAFFQRLKAANESYRVDGGSGGRPSPPAPWPRRGPGMITWPAYKACEPHAVLLWMTALALLACVAPRLWLRCWEIATLGMAAMAPLLAAARICRGVRRGSVEEEFARWFRPEIPR from the coding sequence ATGAGCCTCCGCGGCCCCACCCTGGACGAGCTCCGACGGACGGTCCAGAAGGGACGTCACCGGGAGATCGGCAACTGGCTGGCTCGTCGCGTATCCCGGCCTTCGGCCATCTACGGGACCTGGGCCGCCTTGCGCATCGGCCTCTCGGCGCACCAGGTCACCATCGCGTCGCTGGCGGCGAGCCTGGCGGGGGCGGCGGCAATCGGTTCGGGGACGCGCACGGGATTCCTCGCGGGGATCGGGGCCGCCCACCTGGGCTACTGGCTCGACCACGTGGATGGCCAGGTCGCCCGCTGGCGCCGCACGTCCAGCCTGGACGGTGTCTATCTCGACTACCTGATGCACCACGCGGTCAACATGGCATTGGGGTTCGCGCTCGGATACGGGCTTGCGATGCGGACCGGGGTCACCACCTGGGCGCTCGCCGGATTCGGGATCGCGGCCGGATGGGGCCTGCTCTCGCTGCACAACGACTGTCGCTACAAGGCCTTCTTCCAGCGGCTCAAGGCCGCCAACGAATCGTACCGGGTGGATGGCGGGAGTGGTGGCCGGCCGTCCCCGCCGGCCCCCTGGCCGAGGCGGGGGCCGGGGATGATCACCTGGCCCGCCTACAAGGCCTGCGAGCCGCATGCGGTGCTGCTCTGGATGACGGCCCTGGCGCTCCTGGCCTGCGTGGCGCCCCGGCTGTGGCTTCGCTGCTGGGAAATCGCTACCCTGGGGATGGCGGCGATGGCCCCGCTCCTGGCCGCGGCGAGGATCTGCCGAGGGGTCCGCCGCGGCTCGGTCGAGGAGGAGTTCGCACGCTGGTTCCGGCCGGAGATCCCGCGATGA
- a CDS encoding glycosyltransferase family 39 protein, which yields MLDLAMALFLALVAAGIGRRLMGAMVDLPEHPVDVFALAAPLGLGALSLGCLAVAAAGWLNLVGLAVLLAVATELGMFAGAGLVADFFRLRGRVSGGAPASPMDRILGVCLASTVAATALASLSPVTDGDALCYHLQVPKVFLVRQSIVFDPDLHETIYPLITEMLYAIALEFRGPVACRCLHWVLGLVFAAGVTALARPNLGRRSWWAGAVALLVPAVSNGMSAPLNDVSLAAFGVAAILGWTRAVARPTPGAWMAAGALGGLALGVKYPALVLVALLATATPACWIAIRDARNRRGFARYLKGTLIFAATAGLVGGVWYLRAAVHTGNPVFPFFKGAFGGAGLDEVLDPIKRPLPATAWNLLTCLAPLSLDPARFDSFAHQFGPVFLLFLPALLIERAPRRVLGLAAIGYAFLVACMTQRQSMRFLLIAMGPMSVGVAYLACRWSERRTPPGRALRAAFVLLLCMEAGIAATRGARTARAVLGGETFHQFLARLEPSYRVGGWIARNLPATSRVIGQDHRGFYIPRDYTMELAHRRRTGLGARGESAGEIVDTLRREGYTHVMLCPPDQGTSVEFDPTLGGLLSPWLEDHSPLYREDLADGDGVVRHYAIYSLEDAVRQSRKPEQETRTR from the coding sequence ATGCTGGACCTCGCGATGGCCCTGTTCCTCGCCCTCGTCGCCGCGGGCATCGGCAGGCGGCTGATGGGGGCGATGGTCGACCTCCCCGAGCACCCCGTCGACGTCTTCGCCCTGGCCGCCCCGCTCGGGCTCGGCGCCCTCAGCCTGGGATGTCTGGCCGTCGCCGCGGCGGGCTGGTTGAACCTCGTCGGCCTGGCCGTCCTGCTCGCCGTGGCCACCGAGCTGGGGATGTTCGCGGGGGCCGGGCTCGTCGCGGACTTCTTCAGGCTCCGCGGCCGCGTGAGCGGCGGAGCTCCGGCGTCCCCGATGGACCGCATCCTTGGCGTCTGCCTGGCCTCGACGGTCGCAGCGACGGCGCTGGCGTCGCTCTCGCCGGTGACCGACGGGGACGCCCTCTGCTACCACCTGCAGGTGCCGAAGGTCTTCCTGGTCCGCCAGTCGATCGTCTTCGACCCTGACCTGCACGAGACGATCTATCCGCTCATCACCGAGATGCTCTATGCGATCGCGCTGGAGTTCCGCGGGCCCGTGGCGTGCCGATGCCTCCACTGGGTGCTCGGCCTGGTCTTCGCGGCGGGCGTCACGGCGCTCGCCAGGCCCAATCTCGGGAGGCGATCCTGGTGGGCGGGGGCCGTCGCGCTGCTCGTGCCCGCGGTCAGCAACGGCATGTCGGCCCCGCTCAATGACGTCTCCCTCGCCGCGTTCGGCGTCGCGGCCATCCTGGGGTGGACGCGAGCGGTCGCCCGGCCCACGCCCGGTGCCTGGATGGCGGCCGGTGCCCTGGGTGGACTGGCGCTCGGCGTGAAGTATCCGGCGCTCGTGCTCGTCGCCTTGCTGGCGACGGCGACACCGGCGTGCTGGATCGCGATCCGGGACGCCCGCAACCGGCGGGGCTTCGCCCGATACCTGAAGGGCACCCTGATTTTCGCGGCCACGGCGGGCCTGGTGGGCGGCGTCTGGTATCTGCGGGCCGCGGTCCACACCGGGAACCCGGTCTTCCCCTTCTTCAAGGGGGCCTTCGGCGGAGCGGGGCTCGATGAGGTCCTCGACCCGATCAAGCGTCCGCTGCCGGCGACGGCGTGGAACCTGCTCACCTGCCTGGCCCCGCTCTCGCTCGATCCCGCCCGCTTCGACAGTTTCGCGCATCAGTTCGGCCCCGTCTTCCTGCTCTTCCTGCCGGCCCTCCTCATCGAGAGGGCACCGCGGCGCGTGCTCGGCCTCGCGGCGATCGGCTATGCGTTCCTCGTCGCGTGCATGACTCAGCGTCAGAGCATGCGATTCCTTCTCATCGCGATGGGCCCGATGTCCGTCGGCGTCGCCTACCTCGCCTGCCGTTGGAGCGAGCGAAGGACGCCCCCTGGTCGGGCGCTCCGGGCCGCGTTCGTGCTCCTGCTCTGCATGGAGGCGGGCATCGCCGCGACCCGCGGCGCACGGACCGCGAGGGCGGTGCTAGGCGGGGAGACGTTCCACCAGTTCCTCGCCCGGCTCGAGCCCAGCTACCGGGTCGGAGGCTGGATCGCCCGCAATCTGCCGGCCACGTCGCGGGTCATCGGCCAGGATCACCGCGGATTCTACATCCCGAGGGACTACACCATGGAACTGGCCCACCGACGCCGGACGGGCCTGGGAGCCCGCGGCGAGAGCGCCGGGGAGATCGTCGACACGCTCCGCCGCGAGGGCTACACGCACGTCATGCTCTGCCCACCCGACCAGGGCACTTCCGTCGAGTTCGATCCGACGCTCGGTGGCCTGCTCTCGCCCTGGCTTGAGGACCATTCGCCCCTCTATCGCGAGGACCTGGCCGACGGCGACGGAGTCGTGCGCCACTACGCGATCTACTCCCTCGAGGATGCCGTCCGGCAGAGCCGCAAGCCCGAGCAGGAGACCCGGACGCGATGA
- a CDS encoding class I SAM-dependent methyltransferase, translating to MSVEAPAMSILPVRAWRALSARGPRYAWHKVLRRSLGRWPSWKRRLVYADPRHYWTMRGGHDYFREQEGQAARTDRIEWLADRIAAYRPASILEVGCGYGKLLRALRARLDCHLVGVDFSATQLTQARSFLGGLARVDVALASGTRLPFIDGAFDMVVTSAVILHNPPPQAEQIRREILRVARRFAAHNEETSVSYNRYGYDTAAWYRGEGLDLVECGPIPADLEPESSQFCVARLPYDLPDELSTRLG from the coding sequence ATGAGCGTCGAGGCCCCCGCAATGTCGATCCTGCCGGTCCGCGCCTGGAGGGCCTTGAGCGCCCGCGGCCCGCGGTACGCATGGCACAAAGTCCTGCGAAGGTCGCTGGGCCGCTGGCCGTCCTGGAAGCGGCGGCTGGTCTACGCGGATCCGCGCCACTACTGGACCATGCGCGGAGGCCATGACTACTTCCGCGAGCAGGAGGGGCAGGCGGCGAGGACCGACCGCATCGAATGGCTCGCCGACCGCATCGCCGCCTACCGCCCGGCCTCCATCCTCGAGGTCGGCTGCGGCTACGGGAAGCTGCTCAGGGCCCTGCGTGCCCGGCTCGACTGCCACCTCGTCGGCGTGGACTTCAGCGCGACCCAGCTCACGCAGGCGCGATCCTTCCTCGGGGGGCTGGCCCGGGTCGACGTGGCCCTGGCCTCCGGGACGAGGCTCCCGTTCATCGACGGCGCCTTCGACATGGTCGTGACCTCGGCGGTGATCCTCCACAATCCGCCGCCCCAGGCGGAGCAGATCCGCCGGGAGATCCTCCGGGTGGCGCGGCGGTTCGCGGCCCACAATGAGGAGACCAGCGTGAGCTACAACCGGTACGGATACGACACCGCCGCCTGGTACCGGGGCGAGGGCCTGGACCTCGTGGAGTGCGGCCCGATCCCGGCGGACCTGGAGCCGGAGAGCTCGCAGTTCTGCGTCGCCCGGCTCCCGTACGATCTCCCCGACGAGCTGTCGACTCGGCTCGGCTGA
- a CDS encoding DUF2617 family protein encodes MGVRSGRASVADLAFQVYDRALHPDWFGTRSHRRLSMPRWEADVRIIEGGHAVIFGDRKVRITELLAGREIDAPVAGRLHLSPVRSERSASFHPGGVIEYQTCYEVERLHPDVFRHICEELVANRPHQDLVHHVRSTNRLLPSPLSQVHVEPRALGLSVQCFHTFPEENAIVRSSSLYELTRPGGEA; translated from the coding sequence ATGGGTGTCCGCTCCGGTCGAGCCTCGGTCGCCGATCTCGCCTTCCAGGTGTACGATCGCGCCCTGCATCCCGATTGGTTCGGCACCCGATCCCATCGCCGCCTGTCGATGCCGAGATGGGAGGCCGACGTCCGGATCATCGAGGGCGGGCACGCGGTCATCTTCGGCGACCGCAAGGTCCGGATCACCGAGTTGCTCGCGGGCCGCGAGATCGACGCGCCGGTCGCCGGGCGGCTCCACCTCTCCCCCGTGCGCTCGGAGCGGTCGGCGAGCTTCCACCCCGGCGGCGTCATCGAGTACCAGACCTGCTACGAGGTCGAGCGACTCCATCCGGACGTCTTCCGACACATCTGCGAGGAACTGGTCGCGAACCGTCCCCATCAGGACCTCGTCCACCACGTCCGCTCGACCAACCGCCTGCTGCCGTCTCCCCTCTCGCAGGTCCACGTGGAGCCCCGCGCCCTCGGGCTCTCCGTCCAGTGCTTCCACACGTTCCCCGAGGAGAACGCGATCGTCCGCTCCTCGTCGCTCTACGAGCTGACCCGCCCGGGCGGCGAAGCCTGA
- a CDS encoding ADP-ribosylglycohydrolase family protein: MPHLSRIDRVRGSLLGLAVGDALGAPLEGLTSQQIRTHYGRIKNYVDGVQAWKRKPYRWRMRGLYSDDTQQALAICDVLLECGRVDPDRLARTYVDLANPRGAFAGAHRGIGRSFRKVLANLEGGTPPLWSGHISAGIGAAMRIAPVGLFFEDQGEDLYRSVLAASIMTHRDVRSLAGALAVAHGVRRMAAGEPRDASLLLWVAADVARDEARIAEDYGEVVVSFKEHARSLSRALAHAESLLDQPRERALSALVEEANRHGAVPACRKATMGFPPACIPTCFYLLLTTDSFEEALVEVVNLGGDTDTSGAILGALAGAYYGIADIPRRWLDGLQNRCAIDLRAQALSNRTAEGLDIPDLISTEHELTRVEGETLENQAPLSRNGGDRGANRVV; the protein is encoded by the coding sequence ATGCCTCATCTGTCCCGAATCGACCGTGTCCGAGGATCGTTGCTCGGGTTGGCCGTCGGCGATGCCCTCGGGGCGCCGCTGGAGGGCCTGACGTCGCAGCAGATCAGGACGCATTATGGTCGGATCAAGAACTACGTCGACGGCGTGCAGGCCTGGAAGCGGAAGCCCTATCGCTGGAGGATGCGGGGGCTCTACTCCGACGACACGCAGCAGGCACTCGCCATCTGCGATGTCCTGCTCGAGTGCGGCCGGGTCGACCCGGATCGGCTCGCCAGGACCTACGTCGATCTCGCGAACCCGAGGGGGGCTTTCGCCGGCGCCCACCGGGGCATCGGACGGAGCTTCCGCAAGGTCCTGGCGAACCTGGAGGGGGGCACGCCCCCGCTCTGGAGCGGGCACATCTCCGCGGGCATCGGGGCCGCGATGAGGATCGCGCCCGTCGGCCTCTTCTTCGAGGACCAGGGCGAGGACCTCTACCGGTCGGTGCTGGCGGCCAGCATCATGACCCACCGGGACGTCCGCAGCCTCGCCGGCGCGCTGGCCGTCGCGCACGGCGTCCGGCGGATGGCGGCGGGAGAGCCGCGCGACGCCAGCCTCCTGCTGTGGGTCGCCGCCGACGTGGCCCGCGACGAGGCGCGGATCGCCGAGGATTACGGCGAGGTCGTGGTCTCGTTCAAGGAACATGCCAGGTCCCTCTCGCGTGCCCTCGCCCACGCCGAGAGCCTGCTGGATCAGCCCCGCGAACGGGCCCTCTCGGCCCTCGTCGAGGAGGCCAATCGGCACGGCGCCGTGCCCGCCTGCCGCAAGGCCACGATGGGCTTCCCCCCCGCCTGCATCCCGACCTGCTTCTACCTTCTCCTCACGACCGACAGCTTCGAGGAGGCCCTCGTCGAGGTCGTCAATCTCGGCGGCGACACGGACACGTCCGGGGCCATCCTCGGCGCGCTCGCCGGCGCCTATTACGGGATCGCGGACATCCCCCGGCGATGGTTGGACGGCCTCCAGAATCGGTGCGCGATCGATCTGCGGGCCCAGGCCCTGTCGAACCGCACCGCGGAAGGGCTGGACATCCCCGACCTCATCTCCACCGAGCACGAGCTGACTCGCGTCGAGGGCGAGACGCTGGAGAATCAGGCCCCCCTGTCCCGCAACGGCGGAGACCGCGGCGCCAACCGGGTGGTTTGA
- a CDS encoding TPR end-of-group domain-containing protein: protein MSRTISDRIRRRLHEAEGYLELDLPEHALQILESRRDWPGLQFEACLIHGESLRRLNRHREAITPLELATRLRPDDTRVALALGWCFKRSNRLAQAIDALDRVRKHHPDNALILYNLACYWTLAGNTSRAIEELRAALRLEPDLRSQVVGEADFQRLRGNPDFESLVMGPAPRL from the coding sequence ATGAGTCGGACCATCAGCGATCGCATCCGCCGCCGGCTCCACGAGGCCGAGGGGTACCTGGAGCTCGACCTCCCGGAGCATGCCCTGCAGATCCTGGAGTCCCGCCGCGACTGGCCGGGTCTGCAGTTCGAGGCCTGCCTCATCCACGGCGAATCGCTGCGTCGGCTCAATCGCCACCGCGAGGCGATTACACCCCTGGAGCTCGCCACACGCCTGCGCCCGGACGACACGCGCGTCGCGCTGGCTCTTGGCTGGTGCTTCAAGAGGAGCAATCGCCTGGCGCAGGCGATCGACGCACTCGACCGCGTCCGCAAGCATCACCCGGATAACGCCCTGATCCTCTACAACCTGGCCTGCTACTGGACTCTCGCCGGCAACACCAGCCGCGCGATCGAGGAGCTCCGCGCGGCCCTCAGGCTGGAGCCCGATCTGCGGTCCCAGGTGGTCGGCGAGGCCGACTTCCAGCGTCTCCGGGGGAACCCCGACTTCGAGAGCCTGGTCATGGGACCGGCCCCGCGGCTTTGA